The Thamnophis elegans isolate rThaEle1 chromosome Z, rThaEle1.pri, whole genome shotgun sequence genome contains a region encoding:
- the RARRES2 gene encoding retinoic acid receptor responder protein 2: MTHPPQLQEGVKRSAGGPAQKFTMSRWLLLCVLLVLIEFGRPAALQNALEKVLEDFHGQNLVQAAFRGQAAREVVEELQMGTYVQLEVDLVQTVCRKHLWRRQNCQIKPGGRRQKCLACFKFDATNPGTIINKSLRCLSENNPIFQEARKRQEEACQIVKSANEEQYLPGKFAFSVGLPS; the protein is encoded by the exons atgacccacccaccccagctccaagaGGGCGTAAAAAGGAGCGCAGGCGGACCCGCACAGAAGTTCACGATGTCCCGTTGGTTGCTGCTGTGCGTGCTGCTAGTCCTGATTGAGTTCGGCCGGCCGGCCGCGCTGCAAAACGCGCTGGAGAAAGTCCTGGAGGATTTCCACGGGCAGAACCTGGTCCAGGCGGCCTTCCGAGGGCAGGCGGCCAGAGAAGTGGTGGAG GAGTTACAGATGGGCACCTACGTCCAGTTGGAAGTGGATCTCGTCCAGACGGTTTGCAGAAAACATCTGTGGAGGAGGCAGAACTGCCAGATCAAACCAGGCGGC aGGAGGCAGAAATGCCTGGCTTGCTTCAAGTTTGATGCCACCAATCCCGGGACCATTATCAACAAATCCCTCCGATGCTTATCCGAAAACAATCCCATCTTCCAG GAAGCGAGGAAGCGGCAAGAAGAGGCATGCCAGATCGTCAAGTCGGCCAACGAGGAACAATACCTGCCTGGAAAGTTTGCCTTTTCCGTCGGACTTCCTTCCTGA
- the LOC116520593 gene encoding zinc finger protein 135-like, with protein sequence MENYELVTSLGYPVLKPDLLSRIERVGEQCVGDQLDSTRGIPTDPCAGYRFFKPESLSWIERWEELGVTDRQKLEEGKLCAGSCQAAGRSKAIKEEEGGQKGFVASLERYQLFPESSRAGLFLAPNPGQLRPQPRVKKEEAASCEPSLGGPGRPSQGLGSGPFTCLVCGKCFRQKQGLITHGRIHTGEKPYPCLECGKRFRQRPNLLTHQRVHTGERPFPCLRCGKRFSQKANLAPPAHPRCAGGADCTRAKGPSAAWQPLNGEALPLQCLREELQPAAQPHHPPAHPHR encoded by the exons ATGGAGAACTACGAGCTGGTGACTTCTCTCG GCTACCCGGTTCTCAAACCCGATCTCCTGTCTCGGATCGAGCGGGTCGGAGAGCAGTGCGTGGGCGACCAGCTGGATTCCACCCGTGGGATTCCCACCGATCCATGTGCAG GTTACCGTTTTTTCAAACCCGAGAGCCTGTCTTGGATTGAACGGTGGGAGGAACTCGGAGTCACCGACCGTCAGAAGTTGGAGGAAGGCAAACTTTGCGCAGGCTCCTGCCAAG CCGCTGGACGGAGCAAAGCGATCAAGGAAGAGGAGGGCGGCCAGAAAGGCTTTGTGGCCAGCTTGGAACGCTACCAGCTCTTCCCCGAGAGTTCCCGGGCAGGTCTGTTCCTTGCCCCCAACCCTGGGCAGCTGAGACCTCAACCCCGGGTCAAGAAGGAGGAAGCAGCCTCCTGTGAGCCCAGCCTGGGCGGCCCTGGACGTCCCTCCCAAGGCCTGGGTTCAGGCCCCTTCACTTGCCTGGTGTGCGGCAAGTGTTTCCGGCAGAAGCAGGGGCTGATCACCCACGGGCGCATTCACACCGGCGAGAAGCCCTACCCATGCCTGGAGTGCGGCAAGCGCTTCCGCCAGCGCCCCAACCTGCTGACCCACCAGAGAGTCCACACCGGCGAGCGGCCATTCCCCTGTCTGCGCTGCGGCAAACGCTTCAGCCAAAAGGCCAACCTGGCCCCACCAGCGCACCCACGCTGTGCAGGAGGGGCTGATTGCACCCGAGCCAAAGGTCCCAGTGCCGCGTGGCAGCCGCTCAACGGAGAAGCCCTTCCCTTGCAGTGTCTGCGGGAAGAGCTTCAGCCAGCGGCCCAACCTCATCACCCACCAGCGCATCCACACCGGTGA
- the LRRC61 gene encoding leucine-rich repeat-containing protein 61 encodes MDFRSEKSDDPDHNGKITVQLLKSRTGEFDLESILLLKLRGLGILELGCLGECASLEWLDLSGNGLTHLGPLASLKALAVLNVAANRISNLEPLSGCESLQSLNASGNQLRNPQQLQCLAGLRHLDNVRFHNGPARLSNPFCATASYPAILVEMFPRVKVIDGERVSGRGSELYQLCKDLDHSLQRCNNAGGLGETAGQAQPWVEEGYWEVQPARRSSIVEEAYNQFSEALLECRELSKQADHSISQAERALGGGRPDANSYLF; translated from the coding sequence ATGGACTTCCGGAGCGAGAAAAGCGACGATCCAGACCACAACGGCAAGATCACCGTCCAGCTGCTAAAAAGCCGGACGGGAGAATTCGATCTCGAGTCCATCCTGCTGTTGAAGCTGAGAGGCCTCGGGATTCTGGAACTGGGCTGCCTCGGTGAGTGCGCCAGCTTGGAGTGGCTCGACCTGTCAGGAAACGGCTTGACCCACCTAGGCCCCCTGGCCTCCCTCAAAGCGTTGGCCGTGCTCAACGTCGCCGCCAACCGCATCTCGAACCTGGAACCCCTGAGTGGCTGCGAAAGCCTGCAGAGCCTCAATGCATCCGGCAATCAGCTGCGCAACCCGCAACAGCTGCAGTGCCTGGCCGGTTTGCGGCATCTAGACAATGTGCGCTTCCACAACGGCCCGGCCCGGCTCAGCAACCCTTTCTGCGCCACCGCCAGCTACCCGGCCATCCTGGTGGAAATGTTCCCGCGGGTTAAAGTGATTGACGGCGAACGGGTATCCGGACGGGGTAGTGAGCTCTACCAGCTGTGCAAGGATCTAGACCACTCGCTGCAGCGTTGCAACAACGCCGGGGGTCTTGGTGAGACAGCCGGCCAGGCGCAGCCCTGGGTGGAAGAGGGCTATTGGGAGGTCCAACCAGCCCGGAGGAGCTCCATCGTGGAGGAAGCCTACAACCAGTTCAGCGAGGCTTTGCTGGAGTGCCGGGAGTTGAGTAAGCAGGCTGACCACAGCATCAGCCAGGCTGAGCGGGCGCTCGGTGGAGGGCGTCCTGATGCCAACTCGTACCTCTTTTGA
- the LOC116520583 gene encoding zinc finger protein 467-like, which translates to MVPARGEDPTLRWAPGHWRGWTERDDAMRENYNTTIALGAPLTKPEVAPQDGGLLPAKGAAETPDTGSSHPGFEQAVKADQRLQETTERPGRQEDPKEPAKSCPGDWLIRTVKVEAEDYTEWPAGLSTEALLSGLPLASACKSEGRIPGPGYKDGARLGELSGLALQQWQMLSEDKQLGCPRCEHPAPPLGGSLGDPRPRPFPCLQCGKAFGKKAHLTRHARVHTGERPFACTHCGRRFSQKIHLGSHERVHTGERPFPCDRCPKSFRKKTHLVRHQLTHTGERPHACTLCPRSFVHRRHLQRHQRLHEEEAARVGDPVELGQPAPSYGNSLELGLVGNVPPSGENLAASAVLGQNSRVQVDCAQVSFPYGPGMELGKFLPSYVGHMEPEQGPFLFKAEPELGGVPGAEREDRPLGEAFLDPTSCRALCGVQTVEGAPYLEQVGKTEPEDDAGASQPPEEKPFLCSDCGKAFAWRKNLASHQRLHTEGGRPFSCAECGRGFSDKRHLTAHLRGHMGLLPYACPHCERSFAHRAGLAAHQCGGHTGQRPFACNECGRCFAHKRHLQRHWRNQHSAERPYACAQCGRAFSTRASLLAHVKSHAGQRPFACPLCGRAFSRKSHLARHEAVHTGLRPHACTQCPRRFSSKTNLVRHQAVHTGLRPYICTHCARSFSRKTHLLRHERTHASAPLPSATGWVTALPQSSLLQPAEQRPPLLLPMALESPWQ; encoded by the exons GTGCCAGCGCGGGGCGAGGACCCCACTCTCCGTTGGGCACCCGGGCACTGGCGGGGCTGGACAGAACGGGACGACGCCATGCGCGAGAATTACAACACCACAATTGCTCTGG GCGCCCCGCTCACTAAACCGGAGGTGGCCCCACAGGATGGGGGCCTTTTACCAGCCAAGGGGGCAGCGGAGACGCCTGATACAG GATCCAGTCATCCTGGCTTTGAACAGGCGGTTAAGGCTGACCAGCGGCTGCAGGAGACAACAGAGAGACCCGGTAGGCAAGAAGATCCAAAGGAGCCAGCCAAGAGTTGTCCAG GCGACTGGCTCATCCGGACGGTGAAGGTTGAAGCCGAGGACTACACAGAGTGGCCGGCCGGGCTGAGCACAGAGGCCCTGCTCTCGGGGCTGCCCCTGGCCAGCGCCTGCAAATCGGAGGGGCGCATCCCGGGACCCGGATACAAGGACGGAGCCAGACTGGGAGAACTTTCTGGACTGGCTCTGCAACAGTGGCAGATGTTGAGCGAGGACAAACAGCTGGGTTGTCCGCGCTGCGAGCACCCGGCGCCACCACTGGGCGGCAGCCTCGGGGACCCCCGCCCACGTCCCTTCCCCTGCCTGCAGTGCGGCAAGGCGTTTGGGAAGAAGGCGCACCTGACACGCCATGCCCGCGTCCATACCGGTGAACGTCCTTTCGCCTGCACCCACTGTGGGCGCCGATTCTCGCAAAAGATTCACCTGGGTTCGCACGAGCGGGTGCACACCGGGGAACGGCCTTTTCCCTGTGACCGTTGCCCCAAGAGCTTCCGCAAGAAGACCCACCTGGTGCGCCACCAGCTGACCCACACCGGTGAGCGGCCTCATGCCTGCACGCTCTGCCCCCGCAGCTTCGTCCACCGCCGACACTTGCAGCGCCACCAGCGGCTGCACGAAGAGGAGGCAGCCCGCGTTGGAGACCCTGTGGAGTTGGGACAACCTGCCCCCTCATATGGGAACAGTCTAGAGCTAGGCCTAGTGGGGAACGTTCCCCCGTCTGGAGAGAACTTGGCCGCATCGGCTGTCCTGGGACAGAACTCCAGGGTTCAGGTCGATTGTGCACAAGTCAGTTTCCCGTACGGGCCTGGGATGGAGCTGGGGAAGTTTCTCCCCTCCTATGTTGGGCACATGGAGCCTGAACAGGGCCCCTTCCTCTTTAAGGCCGAGCCAGAGCTGGGGGGTGTCCCAGGTGCAGAGAGGGAGGACCGGCCCCTGGGGGAAGCTTTTCTGGATCCCACAAGTTGTAGAGCTCTCTGTGGGGTGCAAACAGTGGAGGGTGCACCGTATCTGGAGCAGGTTGGTAAGACCGAACCCGAGGACGATGCAGGGGCAAGTCAACCACCGGAAGAGAAGCCATTCCTGTGCTCTGATTGCGGGAAAGCTTTCGCCTGGCGGAAGAATCTGGCATCCCACCAGAGGCTCCACACCGAGGGTGGGCGTCCCTTCTCCTGCGCCGAGTGCGGCCGTGGTTTCAGCGACAAGCGCCACCTGACGGCGCATCTGCGTGGCCACATGGGCCTCCTACCCTATGCTTGTCCTCACTGCGAGCGTAGCTTTGCGCACCGTGCCGGGCTGGCCGCGCACCAGTGCGGGGGCCACACGGGACAGCGCCCCTTCGCATGCAATGAATGCGGCCGCTGCTTTGCTCACAAGCGCCATCTGCAGAGACACTGGCGCAACCAACACTCGGCCGAGCGTCCCTATGCCTGCGCGCAATGCGGACGTGCTTTTAGCACCCGGGCCAGCCTGCTGGCGCATGTCAAATCGCATGCCGGGCAGCGCCCCTTTGcctgccctctctgtgggcgcgCCTTCAGCCGCAAGTCACATCTAGCCCGTCATGAGGCTGTGCACACCGGGCTGCGCCCCCATGCCTGCACCCAGTGTCCCCGCCGTTTCAGCTCCAAGACCAACCTGGTGCGTCACCAGGCAGTACACACCGGGCTGCGCCCATACATCTGCACCCACTGCGCCCGCAGCTTCAGCCGCAAGACCCATCTCTTGCGCCACGAGCGCACCCACGCCAGCGCCCCACTGCCCAGCGCCACCGGTTGGGTGACTGCCTTGCCGCAGAGTTCCCTGCTGCAGCCAGCCGAGCAGCGCCCGCCTCTCCTGTTACCCATGGCGCTGGAGTCTCCCTGGCAGTGA